The Candidatus Endomicrobium procryptotermitis genomic sequence GCAGTGATAGCGAATGCGGACATCAAATACAACGAACAAGGGAAAGTGATAGTAAGCAACGACAAAGGCAACATGACATTGAACACAAAAGAATTTGAATATATAGAAATAAAAGATAAAGATGAAAGAAGAAGTTATGATTACGGGGGAGGAGCAAGTTTTGGAAAAGTGGAGTGCTTGTTGAAAATACTAATGGGCTTATAATATGTTTCTTTTCTAAACACACTAATTTTGATAATAGAAATGATGTTTAAATTGCTCAGATAGAAGATTGGCTTAACAACAGACCTAGAAAATGTCTAAATTATTTTACATCTTAAGGAGGTTTTTAATTCCACTACTGCATTAGCAATTTGAACTTTGTTTATTCTACAAAGTCTTTACAAACACAGTAAAAAAGAGTATAAATAACTGTTATGTCTTAAAAAATATTAAGACGTCTATCTTCAAGGGGAGGGGAATTATGGCAGAAGCAAGATGTATGAAATGCAAAAAACAGGTTGAAGTTAAAGATGCCAAAGATACCGTAACAAAAAATGGTATGAAAGCGGTTACGGGTGTATGTCCCATATGCGCAACAAAGGTCTATAGAATTGTTGGCAAAAATAAGTAGCAAATCTACGGGGTTAACCTTATAAATAAGCTAAACAAGCGGATTAAAGGTTAACTCTGTTCTTTTTGGCGTATAAAGTAGTTGTCAGAATTTAATTATAATATATCTTGGAGTTATGAATGAGCAGCGGGGACAAAATAATCAACTGGATAACTTCGGATCTCGGACTGCAGGAAAGCGGAGTAAAAAATACAGTAATAATGCTTAGCGAAGGAGATACCGTTCCTTTCATATCGCGTTACAGAAAGGAAAAAACGGGCAATTTTGACGAAGTAAATATCAGAGATATTAATGATAAGCTTCAATATTATATAGAACTTGAAACAAGAAAAGAGACAATATTAAACAGTATTGAAGAGCAGAAAAAAATGACTCCAGAGCTTAAAAGGCAGATTGAAGACTGTAAAGAAAAAACAAAGCTTGAAGATATATACCTGCCTTACAAACCGAAACTCCGGACTAAAGCCACAATAGCAAAAGCCGCGGGACTTGAACCTCTTGCAAATGAAATTATGGAACAAAAACTCAGCATGAAAGAAAATAGGGAAGAGATAATAAAACCTTATTTAAATGCTGAAAAAGGAATAGACACTATAGAAAAGGCTGTTACCGGGTCGATAGACATTATTGCCGAACGGATTTCCGATAATGCTGCAATAAGAGAAATTTTAAGAAATTTTATGATAGTAAACGGCAATGTCCGTTCTAAAGCTGTAAAAGCTGCCAAAAATATAAAAACTAAGTATGACATGTATTACGATTATAGCGAACCTGTTAAAAATGCTGCAGGACACAGGCTTCTTGCGATAAGGCGCGGAGCAAAAGAAAAAATTTTGTCGTGGAAAATAGATTTAGACGATGAAGCGGCAGTGGATTTGATACTTTCAAAACTCGTTAATAACAAGGGAAACAAGTCTTTATTTTATCCCGAACTTTTTACCGCTGTAAAAACGTCTTATAACAGGCATTTATACCCTTCATTGCAAGTCGAAATATTTCTTGCAAAAATGGAAGAAGCTGACAAAGATGCCATTGATGTGTTTGCGAAGAACGCTAAAAATCTTCTACTTGCTCCACCGGCCGGACATAAAGTTATCATGGGCATAGATCCTGGTTTCAGAACCGGCTGCAAAATAGCCGTTATAGATGAAAATGGTAATTTTAAAGAATATCATGCTATATTTCCACATGAGCCTGCTTCAAGAATTCAGGAAGCCGAGGATATAGTAGTTGATCTTATAGAAGAATATTATGTCGAACTTATATCAGTTGGCAACGGTACAGCTTCAAAGGAAACCGTAACGTTTATTAACAACGTATTAAAAAAACATACTTTTAAAATTATGCCGAAAGTTATAGTTGTAAGCGAAGCGGGTGCTTCCGTGTATTCCGCTTCGCCTTTGGCGACAGACGAATTCCCCAATCTTGATGTTACCGTAAGAGGTGCAATAAGCATCGCGCGAAGGCTTCAGGATCCGCTTGCCGAACTTGTAAAAATAGATCCGAAATCAATCGGTGTTGGTCAATACCAGCATGATGTCAATCAGGGGAAGCTTAAAAAGCAGCTGGATGGAACAGTTGAATCTGCGGTTAACTTTGTAGGTGCGAATTTGAACTCCGCTTCAGTAGAACTTTTGTCATATGTTTCTGGTTTAAGCAAACTTGCCGCAAAAAATATAGTCGGTTACAGAACAAAAAACGGTTCTTTTAAAGATAAAAAAGAACTTTTGAAAGTAATTGGGCTTGGAGAAAAAACTTTTGTTCAATGCGCGGGTTTTTTAAGAATTCAGAACGGGCTCAATCCTCTGGATAATTCTGGAGTTCATCCGGAAAGTTATGTGGCAGTTGAAAAAATGGCTCTTGATTTAGGTGTTGACATTGAAGGACTTATAGGAAACGAAAATTTGATAAATCAGATTGATCCGAAAAAATATATTACCGAAAATACTGGACTTCTTACGTTAAACGACATTATGCATGAATTAAAAAAGCCTGGCGTTGACCCCAGAAGAGATTTTTTGACAGCTGAGTTTAGTTCGGAAATAAATACTCTGGAAGATATTCAGGAAAACATGGTTTTAAACGGCACGGTGACGAACGTGACAAATTTTGGAGCTTTTGTGGATATAGGCGTTCATCAGGACGGTTTGGTGCATATTTCAAAGCTCAGCAGCAGATTTATAACCAATCCGCATGAAGTTGTTTCAGTAGGCGATACAGTAAAAGTAAAAGTTCTGAAAGTAGATACGGAATTAAAAAGAATAAGCTTAGAGGTTGTGCGTCAAATATAATATGAGAATATATAAAAAAATAAAGCAATTAAGATCTAAAAACAAGCTTATCTTAAAATTGAAAGGAATGTGGCCTTTTGTAAAGCCTATTTTCCCTAAGGTAATACTTGGCTTGCTGCTTACTGTTCCCGTCGGAGCGCTTGATGCGCTTATTGCGATGTTTCTTAAACCTTATATGGACAATGTGATGGTTGCAAAAGAACCGTCAAATTTTATATACGTACCTTTTGTAATCGTAGGTTTTACGATTGTTCAGGGCATTTTTAATTTTCTCGCCGTTTATGTTAGTGGATGGACCGCAAACAAAATAACTATCAATATTAAAAGGCTATTATTTGACAAACTTCTTTCGTTGTCGCCGTCATTTTTTGATAAAACTTCTTCTGGCAATGTTTTTTTTAGATTTTCCAAAGATGCGGAAACCGCAAGCAACGGACTTATCAATAACATAAAAACTATAGTTACTAGAGTTGTTTCAATAGTATCGCTCGTGGCTGTTTTGCTTTACAATTCATGGCATCTTACCATTATATCGATATTTGTGCTTGGATGCGCTTTTCTTCCTTTGTATTTTGTTAAGAAAAGAATGAAAATGGTATTTGAGAAATCGGTATCGGTAGAAAGTGATTTGATTACTGTATATAATGAAGCGTTTATGGGAAATAGGACTATAACGTCTTATAATTTGCAGAGCATGAAAATGAATGATTTTGATGGACTCCTCGGTAAATCGTTCAATTTAAAAATGGCTTTGCTTAAAAATACGGCATGGCTTTCTCCAGTAATGCATATAATTTCTTCTTTCGGTGTTGCAGGAGTAGTTTTTTTCGGCACATATCTGGTTGTAAACGATATGATAACAAGCGGGAATTTTGTTTCATTTCTGGCAGCTCTTCTCATGCTTTACACTCCGGTTAAGTCCATAGGGCAGCAGTTTGTAAGCATACAAGGCTCTTTTATGGCTATGGACCGCATATTTAAAATACTTAACATAAGACCGATCGTGAGAGATACAGAAGAACATCCTATTGAACTTAAAGGATTTAACAAGGAGATAATATTTGATAAAGTTTCTTTCAGTTATGATAATTTCAAAACCGTATTAAACGGTATAAGTTTTACTGTGAAAAAAGGAGAAACCGTAGCTCTGGTAGGAAACTCCGGAGGAGGCAAGACAACTTTAGTAAATCTTCTTTTAAGACTTTATAATACGAAATCTGGAAATATAATAATCGATGGAATTAAACTATGGAAAATAGCGCTGCATTCTTTGAGATCTCATATAGCGATAGTTTTTCAGGATAATTTTTTATTTTCTGGAACGATACGCGAAAATATAATGATTGGAAAACCCGATGCAAGCGAAAAAGAACTTTTAGAAGCTGTAAAAATGGCATGTCTTGATGAAGTTGTAGCTGGCTTTGAGGGTGGTCTGGACACTGTCATAGGAGAGAGAGGAATAATTTTGTCCGGTGGACAAAAACAACGCGTTGCAGTCGCAAGAGCGATTTTAAAAGACGCGCCGATAGTCATTTTGGATGAAGCCACAAGCGCTTTAGACAACAAATCCGAAAAAGAACTTCAAAAGGCTTTTGACAATTTAATGAAAGATAAAACCATATTTGTCATAGCTCACAGGCTTTCTACGGTGCAATATGCCGATAAAATACTTGTTTTAGATAATGGCAAAATTGTTGAACAGGGAACGCATGAAGAACTTATGGCTATGGAAGAAGGTGTGTACAGACAATTGTATCAGATTCAATTTAAAAGTTAAGATTTTAAATTCAGTTGTTATGGGAGGAATAAAATGGCGGATAAATTTTCTTTTGACATTGTTTCTGAAGTCGATATGATGGAAGTCGAAAACGCCGTAAATCAGGCACAGAAAGAGCTTTCGGCAAGATTTGATTTTAAAGGCAGTAAATCGTCCATAGAGCTTAACAAAAGCGATAAAAAAATAACACTTGTTGCCGACGATGATTTTAAGTTGAAAGCTTTAAAAGACATACTTGAGGGTCGTTTTGCCAAACGAGGCGTGTCTATAAAATCACTGAATTATAGAGCGCAGGAAAAAGCTTTTGAAGGTTACATAAGGCAGGTTGCCGAAATTATTTCGGGACTTCCATCCGATAAAGCGAAAGAGCTTGTAAAACTCATAAAAGATTCAAAATTTAAAGTACAGACACAGATTGACGGCTCAAAAGTTAAGGTTATTTCTTCTAAGAAAGATGATTTGCAGCAGGTAATAGCGTATTTGAAACAGGTAAATTTTTCTCTTCCGCTCCAGTTTACAAATTACAGATAAAAAAAATAAGTAAAATATTTATATTTGTTTTAGTTAAATAAAATCAAAAATAGATGGGAAAAGAGGTTTGCAAAGGCGTAATTATTTTTGTTATAATCTTTTCGTGTCCAAATAAATATTCAACGGTGGAACGATGTCTGTACAAAAAGGAAGAATACTTATTGTTGACGACGAACAGGGAATAAGAGATCTGTTAATAAGTGAATTTAGCAAAATGGGATATGAAGTTTTCGCTGTAATAAACGGCGAAGAAGCCGCCGCAAAATTACGGGCAAAAAAGATTGACATAGTAATCACCGAAATGAAAATGCCAAGGTTTGACGGGCTTGAACTCCTCAAATTCATAAAAGAAAAAGCTCTAGAAACTGAAGTAATAATAATAACAGGTTACGCCGCTGTAGAAAATGCACTTGACGCCATGAGATGCGGCGCGTATGATTTTGTGCAAAAGCCTTTTAATATGGATGAGCTTGTGGCTCTTGTCGAAAAAGCTCTGGAAAAAACTGAACTTAAAATGCTTGTTGCGCTTTATGAAAGCAGTAACGCTGTTTTTTCGAGTCTTAAACTTGAAGATTTATTTCCTATCATGACTTCGTTTGTAAAAAAAGTGACGCATTCTCAGGATGCGTCGATTTTCCTTTTGGATAATAACAATCATCTCTATCCTGCGTATTCGACTTATTCCAGATATGCGTCACAGAAAAATGAAATTGAACTTTTAGCTTCAAAACTTTGCGGAGAAAACAGAACCGAACCTATATTTTTTGACACTAGTGCCGTGCCGAAAAACCTTGACGGAATATTTACGTCGGACACGGAAATAAAATCTGTTATAGCTTTCCCGATGATGCTTAATAAGATGATGGGATATTTGCTTTTAACAAAAACTAACTCGGCGTATTCTTATGTAAAGTCGGATTTAAAAAATGCCGGCGTTCTTGCAGCACGGATAGCTCAGTCTATAGCTAATACGAAATTATACGAGAAACTTGAAGTTAAAATAGCGGAACTTGAACAAGTTTTAAGAAATTTGGATAAAGTGAAAGATACGGCTAAAGCGCCGGAGTCAAAATTTAGCGATACGGCGCTTTTTATATCGGAACAAGCGGAGTATATTGCTTCTCTTAAAGACATGCCTCAGCCGGCGGTTAACGCGTTAAATGAAATGAAAAATAAAGCACTCCAATGTCTTCATGAAACAAATCAAGAACAAAAATAATGTCATTGAAAAATAAAATTATCAGCGTTAAGGCGGAAAAAATCATCTTTCCCGGCCGTTCTTTATGCCGTTGCGAAGATGGAATAGCTTTGTTTGCCGAAGGGGTTCTCCCGGGTGAAACCGCGGATGTTCTTGTAATTAAAGATAAAAAGTCTTTTAGAGAAGGGGTCATAAAACGGATTGTTCAAAAGTCCGATGAAAGAATTGAACCCTTATGTTCTTCTTTTGGAAGCTGTGGCGGCTGTGCTTTTCAGAATACGGATTATGAAAATCAGGTAAAATATAAAAAAGGGTACATAGATGAACTGTTAAACATTTTTGGAGTTGAGATAGGTTCAATCCTTCAAAGTACGGAAATCTGGAACTACAGAAATAAGATGGAATTCAGCTTTTTTAATGGAGAAGGCATTACTGATTTGGGACTTCACTGCCGCGGAAGTTTCAATAAGTACATTTCGATTCCGCCGTGCTATATAGCTGACAAAGATTTCATTAAAGCCGCGCAGATTGTAAAAGATTTTGCTAATAAAAATGGAATTGCAGCATACGATAATAAAACTCACGAAGGTTTTTTCAGGCATCTGGTTTTAAGAAAAGCTAAAAATAACAATCAACTGCTTATAAATATTGTTACAAATGTTCTTGAAGGAAGTCATGCTTTTTTCGAACCGCTTGTAAAAAAGCTCAGAGATTTCGTTCAAAGTGTTTATTGGACGCAAAATGCAAGCCGGTCTGATGCAGTCGTTTTGGATAAACTTACTTTGCTTTTGGGAAAAGAAAACATAACCGAAAAATTGACTGTCGGAAACCGCGATTTTTATTTTAACGTGTCGCCTTTTTCTTTTTTTCAGACGAACTCAAAAGGCGCTGAAATGCTTTATAATGAAGTTTTGCGCCAGCTCAGCCCATCGAAAGAGGATATTCTGCTGGATTTGTACTGCGGTACAGGAACGATAGGCATATGTATGTCGCATAGAGTAAAAAAAGTAACGGGAATCGAGCAGTCGGCATCTGCGATAGAAAATGCAAAAACAAACGCTTTGCTCAATAATGCTGTAAATGCCGAGTTTTTTGCTTCGACTGTGGAGAAGTGGGTAAAAGAAAACAATCTGGCTTTTGACGCCATAATTGTCGATCCGCCAAGAAGCGGACTTACAAACGACATCATAAAATTCCTGCTTGGCTCACAGGCAAGAAAAATAATTTATGTATCATGCAATCCTTCTACGCTTGCCAGAGATTTGGCTTTAATGACTGCTTCGGGTAGATATGCCGTAAAAATTATTACTCCTACAGATATGTTCCCTCAGACATATCATATGGAAAGCGTTGTTTCATTAGAAAAAATATAAGAATCTTTAAAAACAAATGCAAATAAAAATGAAATTATTTGACGAAATAAATTCCAAACGATACTGGAATTCGGCTGCTGGCATAAAAAAATTTACTGTGCCTTTCAATGCGGGCCTTTTTGAAAAGTTTGCCGCTAAAGATGCTCGCATTCTTGATGTCGGCTGCGGCTATGGCAGAACGATAAGTGAACTGCATGACGCCGGATATGAAAATCTTTTCGGAACGGATTTTTCCGAGAAAATGATTGAATCGTCAAAAAACTTGTGTCCGTATTCGGATTTCAAAATTAAAAACAAATGAAAAAATTGGCTTTTCAGACGAAAGCTTTGATTCTGTTTTGCTTTTTGCCGTTTTAACATGTATAATCAATGAAAGTAAACAGGAAAAACTCATCACTGAAATAAACAGGGTTCTTAAGTCCGTCGGTATTGTATATGTAAACGATTTTCTGATTAATACAGGCAAGCACAGCAGCGAAAGATATGAACGTTTCAAAGAAAAATATGCATTATACGGCGTATTTGAGCTTTCCGACGGTGTCGTGTTAAGACATCATGACGAAGAATATGTTAAGCGGCTTTTTTCAGTTTTTGATAAAATTATTTTTGAAAAAACCGTTTATGATACGATGAACGGCAATAAAGTAAAAGGGTTCAGTTTTTTTGGAAAAAAGAAATAAAAATATTGATAATTAGCAGGTGTCAGTTTTGAAGGCAGCACTTTTAAAGCGCCGCTTATTATCTAATGATATAATTAAAGGAGGATTACGTATGGCTGTAAAAGCAAAAACTGAAATCAAGTTTGAAATTGTAAAAAATGTAGGTACAATTTCAGAAGGAAGCAAGGGCTGGAAAAAAGAGCTTAATGTCATTAAATGGAATGACCGAGATCCGAAATACGATTTGCGCGACTGGTCACCTGATCATACAAAAATGGGAAAAGGCATTACTTTGACAAAAGAAGAAGTGGCAAAACTGAAAGAAGTTCTTGCTTTGGCAGAATAATAACTTTAACACATATCGTAACAAATCGTTTGTGCAAAAACCACATCTTTTCGGCATATGGAAATTTACAGACGGACATCTGTTTTTAAAAGCGGATATCCGTCTGTAATGTCCGCAAAAACCGCATATCTGGAACCAGTTACTGCTATTTCAACCACTAGTCTTATTCAATCAAAGCGTTTTTATCGGAAGTAAACGCTTTTGAGCCGTCTTCAGATTTTTCTATTAGGAATCTGTTTTTTTGATCTTCCACATAACTTCAACCCTTTGTCGAACAAATTAAATTTTTATAATTTTACTTCTGAGTCTCTCTTTTTGGTTAGCAAAATGGGTTTTCTTCTATTTCACCATATGTTGTAGAGATTGGACTTGTATTTTTATAATACTTTATAAAAAAGTTTCTTCTTTTTTATCAAAATAAAAAATAATTGAAAAAATAATATGTTTTAATTATTATACGCATTGTAAAAAATTTTTTTGATATGGCTAAAAAGCCTTGACATATTTATTATAAATGTGTATAAATAACATGTTAAATTAAATGAAGGAAGTATAATAATGGTAAGACCATCACAAAATCTTAATAAAAAATTGATTGAACTTGGAAAAGAAAAAATTATTTCCTACGGAATTGCAAATTTGAGCATAAGACAGATATGTCTTGACGGTAAAATTAATCTCGGTATGTTTTATTATTATTTCAAGTCAAAAGAAAATTTTATTAAAGCTATTTTGAGGAGTCTGAACAATGATTTGGCGGCGATTTGGATTGTCCAATCTGAAAAGCTGTCAAGTTCGGTGGAAAAACTTAAAAAAGTTTTGCTGATAAACGTAAAGATGATAAGAGAAAAACATGGAATGATAGAAACTTTAATTAAAGATACGAATATTTTTGACAAGTTTTACGTTGAAATAGGAAAAGAAATGTATTCTTCATGGATAAAATTTTATTCCAATCTTATTAATGAATGCAAAAATGATGGATACTTAGACAAAAATATTGACACCGATATTTTGATTGCCATAATAACAGGGGCAGTTCACAGTTATGCAAAAAAGTATAATTTTTGTGATTATGACGATGAAAAAACTTATTATGCGGATATTGAAAAAATGATTGATTTTATAATGGAAAAATTTAAATAAAATTAAACGGAGATGTTAAATATGAAAAAAGTTAAGCTATTGTTGTTATTGAGTTTTGTTGCAGCTGTTCCTGTGTATGGAGAAATGTTAACTATGCAGCAATATTTGGATATTGTTTCCAAAAATAACAGCGAGCTGCAATCCGTTCAGGCGAATATAAATGCTATTAAAGGAAAAATAGCCGAAATCGAAAGAGCATATTCTTATTTTCTCAGCGCCGGAGTGACTTATGCCGATGATCAAAGCGGCAGACCTCTTGTTTCCGATATTTTGACTATGGAGAGGATGACGAGTTTTAATACTGATGTAAGTGTAAACAAACAATTTGAAACCGGTACAAATATTTCCATAGGTTTACAGGGTTCCTACGGCAATTATAACAATAGAATTTCTTCGGATTATGAAGTTACCGACCTTTCTCCTTTTATAAAGCTTGAGCAGTCTTTGTTAAAGGATTGGAAAGGCGGAGCTACGAAAGCGAGCATAGCTCAAGCAAGGGCAAACGCAAAATCGGCGCTTTATCTTTTGGAATACAAAAAGCAGAATATTTTATTAAACGCAAAGCTTGCGTATTGGAATTTGTCATATGCGAGAACCGTAATTGATTTCAGAAGATATTCTTTGGACAGGACGAGGAAAATTTTAGATTGGAATCAGAAGAGATATAATCTCGATTTGGCTGAAAAATCGGATTTGCTTCAATCCCAAGCCGCTTTCAAAACAAGGGAACTGAATTTGAAACTTGCTTATGAAGCCGAAGTAAAATCTTCAAGAGATTTTAACAGACTTATCAATGTTTCCGATCCAAAAGTAAGTTATCAAGTGGAAACTTTTATAACTTCTGGAAATAATTTTGAAAAAGATAAAAAGCTTGAGAAAAAAGGGTTAAGAGCTGATGTTCTGGCCGCTATGGAAGATGTCATAAGCGTGGCGCAGGCACAGATAGTTTCCGAAAAAGGAATGGGAGCAGATTTGGTGTTTACCGGTCAGTTTGCATTAAACGGTGTCAACAAAGATTTTCCGAAGGCAAGTTCTGATTTGGGAGAACTGAACAAGCCTTCATATTCGTTAGGTATCCGTTACAGTCTTCCGTTAGATTTTTCTTTAAGAAAGACAATCATCAGTGGATACAAAGCGGCACAGACGGCGGCTGAAAAAGCCGTAGAAAACGCTAAACTTCAAGAAAGCAATGATTGGTTCCAGTTGTTAGACAACTGGAGCAATGCCAAATCTAGATTTGCTCTAGCTATGGAAATAAGAAATATTCAGCAACAGAGAAATGCAGAGGAGCAGGATCTTTTGAAAAAAGGAAGAAGCACGACTTATCTTGTTTTGCAAAGCGAACAGGATCTCGATGACTCGTACTTAGGAATGCTTCAGACAATTATTGAACTTATAAGCATATATGAGCAGGCAGAAGCTTTTTACGGTGTTAATATAGAGTAAACCCAAAATGTGGTGCAGTCTGTTTTGTCCTGAAGTAATCAGAAGTCTTGGTTGCATTCGGGAAAATATAACGATAAAAAATATTATAAAAAATTATATAAGGGGAAAAAATGAATTTAGCAAAACTTTCAATTAAACGTCCAACTTTTATAATGGCGATACTTATGACCGTTCTGATACTCGGAGTGGTTTCTCTTAGCAAGCTCAGTGTCAGAATGTTTCCTGATGTAGATTTTCCTTATGTGGCTGCAATAATAACCTATCCTGGTGCTGGAGTCAACGAAATAGAACAACTGGTAACAAAACCCGTTGAAGACGCTGTGTCCAGTGTTGCTGGACTTAAGCATCTCACTTCGATAAATCAGGATAGTTTATCCATAGTGTTTGCAGAATTTGTTCTTTCAAAAGATCCCGATATCGCAACACAGGAGATAAGAGACAAAATTGGGCAGATAAGGCAGACTTTGCCGGAAGACATAGAAGAGCCGATAATTTTAAAAGCTGATATGGATAGTATGCCGCTTGTTACGATAAGTTTAAAATCAGACACGATGTCTCCGAAAGAGTTGTATGATTTTGCATATGATGTAGTGTCAAAAGATTTTTCGCAGGTATCGGGTGTTTCGCAAATACAGATCGTCGGTGGTTCAAGAAGAGAAATACATGTAAATGCCGATAAAATAAAATTAAAAGAGCATGAGCTTACTCTTACAGCTCTTGCTTCTAGAATTAAAGCAAACACTCTTAATGTTCCTGCCGGAAAAGTGGACAGAGGGGAAAAAGAAATAACCTACAGAACAATGGGAGAGTTTTCTTCCGTGAAAAAGATAAATGATGTCGTCGTCAGTTTTGTGGGCAACGATGTTCCGGTTACGGTTAAAGATGTGGCAACCGTCGAAGATGGTGTCAAAGATGAAATTTCAAGAGCCAGACTAGATTTTAAAGATGAAAATGGAAATATAATTTATGAACCCTCTTTATTAATGCATATTTACAGGCAGGCAAAAGGCAATGATGTCGCGATTTCAGATGGAGTAAAAAATAAAATCGATGAAGTAAATGTCAAATACCAAAAGTTCAATGGAAATCCCAAGATAACTCTTATTTCCGATACTGCGCAGGGGGTAAGAAGGAATCTTGCGGACGTAAAAGATACCATAGTTGAAGGTATTTTTCTTGCGGTTGTTGTTGTGTACTTTTTTCTCGGCAGTTGGCGTTCGACATTTATTACTGCTCTTGCTCTGCCGAACAGTTTGATAGGTGCTTTTGTGTTTATGTACGCTTTCGGATTCAGTTTAAATGTAATATCGCTTATGTCTTTATCGCTTGCCGTCGGGCTTTTGATAGATGACGCCATAGTTGTCAGAGAAAATATATTCAGGCATTATGAAGAAGGGGCTAATTCAATAAAAGCTGCTATAGATGGCACAAATGAAGTTACTTTGGCGGTTATAGCTACCACCAGTACTGTTATAGCTGTATTTTTCCCGGTGGCTTTTTTAAGCGGTATTATGGGACAGTTTTTCAGAGAATTCGGATTGACGGTAGTATTTGCAATGCTCATATCGGTTCTTGACGCCTTGACAATAGCGCCTATGCTTTCCGCTTACATAATTCCTCAACATAAAGAGACAAAGGCAAAAGCAAAAATGCGTTCAGGAATTTTGGGAATCGTCGAAAAATTTCGCAACGGACTGATTTATATTTTCAGATTGCTGACAGTGGTATGGTTTAATAAACTTTTTGGCTTTGTGGAATTTTGTTATGCGGGGCTGATTTCTTTTATTGTCAAAAAAGATTTGCTGCACAAAACATTTAATTTAAACAAAAAAATAAAAAATGTTTTCGTTTACATTATCAAATATAAAT encodes the following:
- a CDS encoding DUF5679 domain-containing protein — protein: MAEARCMKCKKQVEVKDAKDTVTKNGMKAVTGVCPICATKVYRIVGKNK
- a CDS encoding RNA-binding transcriptional accessory protein: MSSGDKIINWITSDLGLQESGVKNTVIMLSEGDTVPFISRYRKEKTGNFDEVNIRDINDKLQYYIELETRKETILNSIEEQKKMTPELKRQIEDCKEKTKLEDIYLPYKPKLRTKATIAKAAGLEPLANEIMEQKLSMKENREEIIKPYLNAEKGIDTIEKAVTGSIDIIAERISDNAAIREILRNFMIVNGNVRSKAVKAAKNIKTKYDMYYDYSEPVKNAAGHRLLAIRRGAKEKILSWKIDLDDEAAVDLILSKLVNNKGNKSLFYPELFTAVKTSYNRHLYPSLQVEIFLAKMEEADKDAIDVFAKNAKNLLLAPPAGHKVIMGIDPGFRTGCKIAVIDENGNFKEYHAIFPHEPASRIQEAEDIVVDLIEEYYVELISVGNGTASKETVTFINNVLKKHTFKIMPKVIVVSEAGASVYSASPLATDEFPNLDVTVRGAISIARRLQDPLAELVKIDPKSIGVGQYQHDVNQGKLKKQLDGTVESAVNFVGANLNSASVELLSYVSGLSKLAAKNIVGYRTKNGSFKDKKELLKVIGLGEKTFVQCAGFLRIQNGLNPLDNSGVHPESYVAVEKMALDLGVDIEGLIGNENLINQIDPKKYITENTGLLTLNDIMHELKKPGVDPRRDFLTAEFSSEINTLEDIQENMVLNGTVTNVTNFGAFVDIGVHQDGLVHISKLSSRFITNPHEVVSVGDTVKVKVLKVDTELKRISLEVVRQI
- a CDS encoding ABC transporter ATP-binding protein/permease, which encodes MRIYKKIKQLRSKNKLILKLKGMWPFVKPIFPKVILGLLLTVPVGALDALIAMFLKPYMDNVMVAKEPSNFIYVPFVIVGFTIVQGIFNFLAVYVSGWTANKITINIKRLLFDKLLSLSPSFFDKTSSGNVFFRFSKDAETASNGLINNIKTIVTRVVSIVSLVAVLLYNSWHLTIISIFVLGCAFLPLYFVKKRMKMVFEKSVSVESDLITVYNEAFMGNRTITSYNLQSMKMNDFDGLLGKSFNLKMALLKNTAWLSPVMHIISSFGVAGVVFFGTYLVVNDMITSGNFVSFLAALLMLYTPVKSIGQQFVSIQGSFMAMDRIFKILNIRPIVRDTEEHPIELKGFNKEIIFDKVSFSYDNFKTVLNGISFTVKKGETVALVGNSGGGKTTLVNLLLRLYNTKSGNIIIDGIKLWKIALHSLRSHIAIVFQDNFLFSGTIRENIMIGKPDASEKELLEAVKMACLDEVVAGFEGGLDTVIGERGIILSGGQKQRVAVARAILKDAPIVILDEATSALDNKSEKELQKAFDNLMKDKTIFVIAHRLSTVQYADKILVLDNGKIVEQGTHEELMAMEEGVYRQLYQIQFKS
- a CDS encoding YajQ family cyclic di-GMP-binding protein, giving the protein MADKFSFDIVSEVDMMEVENAVNQAQKELSARFDFKGSKSSIELNKSDKKITLVADDDFKLKALKDILEGRFAKRGVSIKSLNYRAQEKAFEGYIRQVAEIISGLPSDKAKELVKLIKDSKFKVQTQIDGSKVKVISSKKDDLQQVIAYLKQVNFSLPLQFTNYR
- a CDS encoding response regulator — its product is MSVQKGRILIVDDEQGIRDLLISEFSKMGYEVFAVINGEEAAAKLRAKKIDIVITEMKMPRFDGLELLKFIKEKALETEVIIITGYAAVENALDAMRCGAYDFVQKPFNMDELVALVEKALEKTELKMLVALYESSNAVFSSLKLEDLFPIMTSFVKKVTHSQDASIFLLDNNNHLYPAYSTYSRYASQKNEIELLASKLCGENRTEPIFFDTSAVPKNLDGIFTSDTEIKSVIAFPMMLNKMMGYLLLTKTNSAYSYVKSDLKNAGVLAARIAQSIANTKLYEKLEVKIAELEQVLRNLDKVKDTAKAPESKFSDTALFISEQAEYIASLKDMPQPAVNALNEMKNKALQCLHETNQEQK
- the rlmD gene encoding 23S rRNA (uracil(1939)-C(5))-methyltransferase RlmD, coding for MSLKNKIISVKAEKIIFPGRSLCRCEDGIALFAEGVLPGETADVLVIKDKKSFREGVIKRIVQKSDERIEPLCSSFGSCGGCAFQNTDYENQVKYKKGYIDELLNIFGVEIGSILQSTEIWNYRNKMEFSFFNGEGITDLGLHCRGSFNKYISIPPCYIADKDFIKAAQIVKDFANKNGIAAYDNKTHEGFFRHLVLRKAKNNNQLLINIVTNVLEGSHAFFEPLVKKLRDFVQSVYWTQNASRSDAVVLDKLTLLLGKENITEKLTVGNRDFYFNVSPFSFFQTNSKGAEMLYNEVLRQLSPSKEDILLDLYCGTGTIGICMSHRVKKVTGIEQSASAIENAKTNALLNNAVNAEFFASTVEKWVKENNLAFDAIIVDPPRSGLTNDIIKFLLGSQARKIIYVSCNPSTLARDLALMTASGRYAVKIITPTDMFPQTYHMESVVSLEKI